From one Lolium rigidum isolate FL_2022 chromosome 4, APGP_CSIRO_Lrig_0.1, whole genome shotgun sequence genomic stretch:
- the LOC124708493 gene encoding putative cyclin-dependent kinase F-2, with translation MARYEPLERLGAGMNGEVFKAWDTKENRIVAVKRLSGTGIDAGDDLIFSGLQEVWRECRCLRTCADIPSVVKLLDKVVPKVNSDDSFLIMEYAGRLNLCGYMQRRAHRHRRFSEAEVCRIMKELLEGVSSVHGTGIMHLDIRPENVILDDGTEDRTERRPKNKKGANQDSELKEDDIVYKIGGLGISRRKEQGPKQSEVTIATAYSAPELLLHSCEYDERADTWGLGCIMADLLSGTGMPTFGPDDSEEKIMSKVFHIVDPKCKGIKNWAGYPGIAAEWKSKLPAGKNKSKLAGLKTKLLGHPLRRRFPFWRLSSAGFEVLSGLLESNPAKRLTAAEALEKPWFQEYCR, from the coding sequence ATGGCGCGCTACGAGCCGCTGGAGAGGCTTGGCGCGGGCATGAACGGCGAGGTGTTCAAGGCGTGGGACACCAAGGAAAATCGGATCGTCGCCGTGAAGCGGCTCAGCGGGACCGGGATCGACGCCGGCGACGACTTGATCTTTTCCGGCCTTCAAGAGGTCTGGCGGGAGTGCAGGTGTCTGAGGACGTGCGCCGACATCCCCTCGGTGGTGAAGCTGCTGGATAAAGTCGTCCCCAAGGTCAATTCGGACGACTCCTTCCTCATCATGGAATACGCCGGCCGCCTCAACCTATGCGGCTACATGCAGCGCCGTGCGCACCGTCATCGTCGGTTCTCCGAGGCCGAGGTGTGCCGGATCATGAAGGAGCTCCTGGAGGGGGTTAGCTCCGTGCATGGCACGGGCATCATGCACCTGGACATCAGGCCCGAGAACGTCATCCTCGACGATGGCACGGAGGAtaggacggagaggaggcccaagaATAAGAAGGGGGCGAACCAGGACAGCGAGCTCAAGGAAGACgacatcgtctacaagatcggaggcTTGGGAATCTCCCGGAGGAAAGAGCAAGGCCCGAAGCAGTCGGAGGTGACAATTGCGACAGCGTACAGCGCACCGGAGCTACTCCTGCACTCGTGCGAGTACGACGAGCGCGCGGATACGTGGGGGCTCGGATGCATAATGGCCGACCTCCTCTCCGGCACCGGCATGCCCACCTTCGGCCCCGACGACTCGGAAGAAAAGATCATGAGCAAAGTGTTTCACATTGTCGACCCTAAGTGTAAGGGGATCAAGAACTGGGCTGGGTACCCGGGGATAGCGGCAGAGTGGAAGTCGAAGCTACCGGCCGGAAAAAACAAGTCGAAGTTGGCAGGGTTGAAGACGAAGCTACTTGGGCATCCTCTTCGGCGCCGGTTCCCCTTCTGGAGGTTGTCGTCCGCCGGCTTCGAGGTGCTCAGCGGGCTCCTGGAGAGCAACCCGGCGAAGCGGCTTACTGCAGCAGAGGCCCTCGAGAAGCCTTGGTTCCAGGAGTACTGTCGGTGA
- the LOC124647497 gene encoding autophagy-related protein 18d-like, producing MSSQVSTSQGLNPHATLGSFRTSPSQASSCPVTQAGACGYEVEEEDVELLSVSWNQDRSCFSAATTDGFRIFSCKPFKETLRRVQGNGGFRIMEMLFRSNVFGVVGEGSDKRYPQNILTIYDDHKSNLIGEFSFRSDIRAIKLSRKYFVVVLEHEISVYSFADHKLIHQIETTSNPNGLCCLSCHTDNSVMACPGISQGLVRVDHFGSKATKLITAHHSNVSCMAMTVDGLLLATASVKGTLIRIFNTVDGTCLQEVRRGVDKAEIYSIALSPNLQWLAVSSDKGTMHIFSLRVGAGGEDASNGKSAIGGRQIDRSNSSGSVDPVLLANTGSNVSSSLSFMKGILPKYFSSEWSFAQFRLPEVTRYITAFGDQATVMMIGLDGSFYRCSFDPVNGGEMVLDEYFRFLKPRKSRLRTPSN from the exons ATGTCATCACAGGTATCCACATCACAGGGTTTGAACCCCCACGCGACACTCGGGTCATTCCGGACGTCACCATCACAAGCATCATCTTGCCCTGTGACCCAAGCTGGCGCATGCGGCTACGAAGTCGAGGAGGAGGATGTTGAGCTGCTGTCAGTTAGTTGGAACCAGGATCGTAGTTGCTTCAGTGCTGCCACAACCGATGGCTTCAGGATCTTCAGTTGCAAACCATTCAAAGAGACCTTAAGGAGGGTTCAGGGGAACGGAGGGTTTCGAATCATGGAGATGCTGTTCCGTTCCAACGTATTTGGTGTTGTGGGTGAGGGATCCGACAAGCGGTATCCACAGAACATTCTGACGATCTATGATGATCACAAGAGCAATCTCATTGGCGAATTCTCGTTCAGGTCCGACATCCGAGCCATCAAATTGTCGAGGAAATACTTTGTGGTCGTTCTCGAGCACGAGATATCTGTTTACAGTTTTGCGGATCATAAGCTCATCCATCAGATTGAGACCACGTCGAACCCGAATGGACTGTGCTGCCTTTCGTGCCATACAGACAATTCAGTGATGGCCTGCCCTGGAATCAGCCAAGGGCTTGTTCGGGTTGACCATTTTGGGTCGAAGGCTACAAAGCTTATTACAGCTCATCACTCCAACGTTTCATGCATGGCAATGACCGTGGATGGACTCCTTTTGGCAACAGCCAGTGTTAAGGGCACTTTGATCAGAATATTCAACACGGTCGATGGTACTTGTTTGCAAGAG GTGCGCAGAGGGGTAGATAAAGCTGAGATATATAGCATTGCACTATCACCAAACCTGCAGTGGTTGGCAGTCTCTAGTGacaaaggaacaatgcatattttCAGCTTGAGAGTGGGAGCTGGAGGGGAAGATGCAAGTAATGGGAAATCTGCAATTGGCGGTCGACAAATAGATCGCAGTAACTCATCTGGTTCTGTTGATCCAGTTTTACTAGCAAACACTGGATCCAACgtgagctcatccttgtctttcaTGAAAG GGATTTTGCCAAAATATTTCAGTTCAGAATGGTCATTTGCTCAGTTCCGTTTACCAGAAGTCACACGCTATATTACAGCATTTGGAGATCAAGCCACTGTGATGATGATCGGTCTGGATGGCAG TTTCTACAGATGCAGCTTTGACCCCGTAAACGGTGGGGAGATGGTGCTTGATGAATACTTCCGGTTTCTGAAACCCCGCAAGTCCCGTTTGAGGACTCCAAGCAACTGA